A window of the Acetobacteraceae bacterium genome harbors these coding sequences:
- a CDS encoding paraquat-inducible membrane protein A, producing MTKNPQNMTKWQAFKETAFLLVVIVIHRVWHRLRRYTPTLNYKGHFHLRVVKGMVECQSCGLFLRLPILKPGQVAHCPRCDDTLARRRKVSHFHAATAFCITSLALLAAMLFVPMMTLDVMGRVNTVTLLTGPIRLMHLNFGFMLIGIIVLIASVVMPWLVVLLQSGILYYANQPGKMPPWTAILLAWYLRLRTWAMVGVYVIGLCVAYSKLVDLATVTIMPTGWMLGILMITMAAADTTFDERLVWEKIPLLPGAAKNIIDVAHQPVPPTSQMLSCSSCHLVLKNHQYVDLEQDMGDCPRCGQVLRKRKYDGVVGCSAFLLAAAVFYLPANFIPVMAFYKMGKGQFSTIIEGVIELWQNELYSLSILVLFASVTVPVLKIASLALMLSVQERQSAWQLRGLTKLYRLVEAIGRWSMIDPFMISILTGMVRFGFLAKVIPGPGMVFFALVVILTIFSAMMYDPRGLWDAAGKNRTGLESMTEEEFQSIEKRVRGVKRSWKKQRHHQLSR from the coding sequence GTGACAAAAAATCCTCAAAATATGACGAAGTGGCAGGCTTTTAAAGAGACAGCCTTTTTGCTGGTCGTTATCGTTATCCACCGTGTGTGGCATCGCTTGCGTCGTTATACGCCTACTTTAAATTATAAAGGACATTTTCATCTCCGTGTTGTTAAAGGGATGGTGGAATGCCAAAGTTGTGGCTTATTTTTACGTCTTCCAATTTTAAAGCCTGGGCAAGTCGCACATTGTCCTCGTTGTGACGATACGTTAGCCCGAAGGCGTAAAGTTTCGCATTTCCATGCGGCAACAGCTTTTTGCATTACCTCTCTTGCGCTTTTAGCTGCGATGCTTTTCGTTCCGATGATGACTTTGGATGTTATGGGACGTGTGAATACGGTCACGTTGTTGACAGGTCCGATCCGTTTAATGCACCTTAATTTCGGGTTTATGCTGATTGGCATTATCGTTTTAATTGCCTCTGTGGTGATGCCTTGGCTCGTTGTTTTATTGCAGAGCGGTATCTTATATTACGCAAATCAGCCTGGGAAAATGCCACCATGGACAGCAATTTTGCTTGCTTGGTATCTTCGTCTGAGGACATGGGCGATGGTTGGTGTGTATGTGATTGGACTGTGTGTCGCCTATTCTAAGCTGGTTGATTTGGCAACGGTTACGATTATGCCGACGGGGTGGATGCTCGGTATTCTTATGATTACAATGGCAGCAGCAGATACCACATTCGATGAACGTTTGGTTTGGGAAAAAATTCCCCTTCTGCCTGGGGCGGCTAAAAATATCATCGATGTGGCGCATCAGCCAGTTCCGCCAACTTCTCAGATGCTTTCTTGTTCTTCGTGCCACCTTGTTTTGAAAAATCATCAATATGTTGATTTAGAGCAGGATATGGGGGACTGCCCAAGATGCGGGCAGGTTTTGCGTAAACGTAAATATGATGGGGTTGTGGGTTGTTCAGCTTTTCTGCTCGCAGCTGCTGTTTTTTACTTGCCAGCTAACTTTATTCCTGTGATGGCCTTTTATAAAATGGGTAAAGGTCAATTTAGCACAATTATCGAAGGGGTCATTGAGCTTTGGCAAAATGAGCTTTATTCCCTTTCAATATTGGTTTTGTTTGCATCTGTGACAGTGCCTGTTTTGAAGATTGCTTCATTGGCTTTGATGCTTTCGGTGCAGGAGCGTCAGTCTGCTTGGCAATTAAGAGGGCTGACAAAGCTCTACCGTCTGGTTGAAGCTATTGGACGTTGGTCAATGATTGACCCCTTTATGATTTCAATTTTAACAGGGATGGTACGTTTTGGTTTTCTGGCAAAGGTGATCCCGGGACCTGGAATGGTTTTCTTTGCCTTGGTGGTTATTCTCACAATTTTCTCAGCAATGATGTATGATCCTCGGGGATTGTGGGATGCCGCAGGTAAAAACCGTACGGGACTTGAGAGTATGACAGAGGAAGAGTTCCAGAGCATTGAGAAACGTGTCAGAGGTGTGAAGCGATCGTGGAAAAAGCAGCGCCATCACCAACTATCAAGATGA
- a CDS encoding MCE family protein, translating to MTEFPDPNSSNENPRPHHSRRAYESGEQISERFQEDEDEDAILRPTRVSVLWVIPVIAIGISLWMAWHYFSSQGPEITISFESGDGLNPGQTQVKDLAVPMGTVKEVKLADDLTHVQVLVKMSRNATHFLTDKTRFWIVRPQVSGGTISGLETIMSGSYIAMDPGPPNAKHAEAKTSFVGLETPPGRRWDQPGTNFWVMTPSLGALGGSPSGAPVFYRDLNVGEVLGYTTPNDGIGPMMVQIFVRKPYDRYLRVGSRCWNASGVEVGFSGGAFKLQLESLQALLSGGIAFGPPVMEDSLTGNGGAPAEPDSVFWLYNSESDAKSTRYKERIKVVTYVDSSVGSLAKGSVVSMFGVQIGVVSNVALDLCADTCKNKARVRIEMMLEPGRVAKVGVLNQSDIEKHKAHLLDFLRDGLRASVTSGSMLTGETVIALSFGPKPKDPKLVYENDGAIVIPGDPGGVNAIIDNVSKISDKISKMPLEQIANNLNGLLGGTSKIVNNPDTEQTIKALRDSLRSLSKLLSTTDKNLPALTAQANKTMASASTFLDALSGDSDLHHNVQNMVVQMNEMVTTLRQLLSYLSYHPNAVIVGRH from the coding sequence ATGACTGAATTCCCAGATCCAAACAGTTCAAATGAAAATCCTAGGCCTCATCATTCTCGAAGGGCATATGAATCAGGAGAGCAAATTAGCGAGCGCTTTCAGGAAGACGAGGATGAAGATGCTATTTTGCGTCCAACTCGGGTTTCGGTTCTTTGGGTTATTCCCGTTATTGCAATTGGGATTTCACTTTGGATGGCGTGGCATTATTTTTCCAGCCAAGGGCCTGAAATTACGATTTCATTTGAATCTGGGGATGGCTTAAATCCAGGGCAAACGCAGGTAAAGGATTTGGCTGTTCCTATGGGAACGGTTAAAGAGGTTAAGCTTGCAGATGATCTGACCCATGTGCAGGTTCTTGTTAAAATGTCTCGAAATGCAACGCATTTTCTAACAGATAAAACACGTTTTTGGATTGTCCGTCCGCAAGTTAGCGGCGGTACAATTAGCGGTTTAGAAACCATTATGAGCGGTTCTTATATTGCGATGGATCCCGGCCCTCCAAATGCGAAGCATGCGGAAGCAAAAACCAGTTTTGTCGGTTTGGAAACTCCTCCAGGACGCCGTTGGGATCAGCCAGGGACGAATTTCTGGGTTATGACGCCTTCTTTGGGAGCTCTTGGTGGAAGCCCTTCAGGTGCACCAGTATTTTATCGTGATTTGAATGTTGGTGAGGTCTTAGGCTACACAACACCAAATGATGGTATCGGTCCGATGATGGTGCAGATTTTTGTCCGTAAGCCTTATGATCGTTATTTGCGCGTTGGAAGCCGTTGCTGGAATGCTTCTGGTGTTGAAGTTGGCTTTAGTGGGGGCGCTTTTAAATTACAGCTTGAATCTTTACAAGCCTTACTAAGTGGCGGGATCGCCTTTGGCCCTCCTGTTATGGAAGATAGCCTAACAGGGAACGGTGGTGCGCCTGCCGAACCAGACAGTGTTTTTTGGCTTTACAATTCCGAAAGTGATGCAAAAAGCACCCGATATAAAGAGCGGATTAAAGTGGTTACTTACGTCGATAGCTCTGTTGGAAGTCTGGCCAAAGGCAGCGTTGTCAGCATGTTCGGTGTTCAAATTGGTGTTGTCAGTAATGTTGCGCTCGATCTTTGTGCGGATACATGCAAAAACAAAGCGAGGGTTCGTATTGAGATGATGCTTGAGCCAGGACGCGTGGCAAAAGTGGGCGTTCTAAATCAAAGCGATATTGAAAAGCACAAGGCGCATCTGCTTGATTTCTTACGGGATGGTCTTCGTGCTTCTGTGACAAGTGGCAGCATGCTAACGGGAGAGACTGTGATTGCGCTTTCCTTTGGGCCTAAGCCAAAAGATCCTAAATTGGTTTATGAAAATGACGGTGCAATTGTCATTCCGGGAGATCCAGGCGGTGTCAATGCCATTATCGATAATGTCTCTAAAATTTCGGATAAAATTTCGAAAATGCCGTTGGAGCAGATTGCCAATAATTTAAATGGTCTGTTGGGAGGAACGAGCAAAATTGTCAATAATCCAGATACAGAGCAAACCATTAAGGCGTTGCGTGATTCCTTGAGATCTTTGAGTAAGTTGCTGAGTACGACAGATAAAAATCTGCCTGCGTTGACAGCACAAGCCAATAAAACGATGGCAAGCGCTTCAACCTTCCTTGATGCGTTGAGTGGAGATTCTGATTTACATCACAATGTTCAGAATATGGTGGTGCAGATGAATGAAATGGTGACGACCTTGCGTCAACTTCTTTCCTATCTTAGCTATCACCCAAATGCCGTAATCGTTGGCAGACATTAA
- a CDS encoding membrane integrity-associated transporter subunit PqiC, which translates to MNWMKTIVRKPALGISFLGFALAGCFNSTPHFYSLVQKPMQVVQESEKMGPIKVFLPFVPASLDRDVMVKNAGPYQLTLTKASWSEPLPAQIAEAFKRDLAQALPNELVYRQNNMVAEQARIGVDLSIDRFSLDEKGYAVLDGLASFTLHDRSGKRLSAKTHRFSWKSEKTAGSSVQTEIDLLSQGIANWAQDTANFMAKDLHPKADVKVAEISETEKEADEAEKEMRQAQMISSANQKLAQEQKKMEKTAKKE; encoded by the coding sequence ATGAATTGGATGAAAACAATCGTTAGAAAACCAGCACTGGGCATTTCCTTTTTAGGGTTTGCCTTGGCGGGCTGTTTTAATTCTACCCCACATTTTTATAGTCTTGTGCAAAAGCCCATGCAGGTTGTTCAAGAATCAGAAAAAATGGGTCCGATTAAAGTCTTTTTGCCTTTTGTACCGGCATCTCTGGATCGGGATGTCATGGTGAAAAATGCTGGGCCTTACCAGCTTACTTTGACAAAGGCTTCTTGGAGTGAACCTCTGCCTGCTCAAATTGCTGAGGCTTTTAAGCGGGATTTAGCGCAGGCTTTGCCAAATGAGCTTGTTTACCGTCAAAATAATATGGTCGCAGAGCAAGCTCGTATCGGGGTTGATTTGAGTATTGACCGTTTTTCTTTGGATGAAAAAGGGTATGCTGTTCTCGATGGGCTAGCTTCTTTCACCCTGCATGATCGTTCTGGTAAACGTTTGTCTGCTAAGACGCATCGGTTTTCATGGAAGTCTGAAAAGACGGCAGGAAGCAGTGTCCAAACTGAAATTGACTTGTTAAGTCAAGGGATTGCAAACTGGGCGCAGGATACTGCGAATTTTATGGCAAAAGACCTTCATCCTAAGGCTGATGTAAAAGTGGCCGAAATTTCAGAAACTGAAAAAGAGGCAGATGAAGCTGAGAAAGAGATGCGGCAGGCACAAATGATTTCTTCAGCTAACCAGAAACTTGCACAAGAACAGAAGAAGATGGAAAAAACAGCGAAAAAGGAATAA